From a single Phycisphaeraceae bacterium genomic region:
- a CDS encoding FAD-binding oxidoreductase yields the protein MTVSHWRVQHAGFAPARDLPARVDLLVLGGGVAGVSAALEGERRGLDTLVVERRRVAWEASGRNAGFLMRGMAESYAVAVEQYGREAAKHAWRVSEDNLRDLVAKGVDGLRSFQRVPSVIVATSEDERVKLRKSLELLREDGFDALWLDDGADALWESGIGLGGLVNPHDGAVNPIEMMGFLAGKLKRQVREGVEAYAIESVKDGLRVRTSEGDVVASRVMLCTNAFARELLPSLRGVVEPKRGQMLAVRLLGVDEAPWRRLDASYYLNYGHEYVRQTFDGTVVLGGYRWMRKDTEVGYEDAPQPELQGALERLAHELFAESEDDRAFEVVARWSGVMGFSPDGMPLVGPVREEWNETGAAWFCGGFTGHGMSLGHRTATLAVGAMLGDGENPFPLGRAVGSGE from the coding sequence ATGACTGTTTCACACTGGAGAGTTCAGCACGCCGGGTTCGCGCCGGCCCGGGATCTGCCGGCGCGGGTCGACCTGCTCGTGCTGGGGGGCGGCGTCGCGGGGGTGTCGGCTGCCCTGGAGGGGGAGCGACGGGGGCTGGACACGCTGGTCGTGGAGCGCCGGCGCGTCGCGTGGGAGGCGAGCGGGCGCAACGCCGGGTTCCTCATGCGAGGGATGGCCGAGAGCTACGCGGTTGCCGTGGAGCAGTACGGGCGCGAGGCGGCCAAGCACGCCTGGCGCGTGAGCGAGGACAACCTGAGGGACCTGGTGGCGAAGGGCGTCGACGGGCTGCGCTCGTTCCAGCGCGTCCCCAGCGTGATCGTCGCGACGAGCGAGGACGAGCGGGTGAAGTTGCGCAAGAGTCTGGAACTGCTGCGCGAGGACGGGTTTGATGCGCTCTGGCTCGACGACGGCGCGGATGCGCTTTGGGAGAGCGGGATCGGCCTGGGCGGGCTCGTCAACCCGCATGATGGCGCTGTGAACCCGATCGAGATGATGGGCTTCCTGGCTGGGAAGCTGAAGCGCCAGGTGCGCGAGGGCGTCGAGGCCTACGCGATCGAGAGCGTGAAGGACGGTCTGCGCGTGCGCACGAGCGAGGGCGATGTCGTCGCGTCGCGCGTGATGCTCTGCACGAACGCCTTCGCGCGCGAGCTGCTGCCGAGTCTGCGCGGCGTGGTGGAGCCCAAGCGCGGCCAGATGCTCGCGGTGAGGCTGCTGGGCGTGGACGAGGCGCCGTGGAGGCGTCTGGACGCGAGTTATTACCTGAACTACGGGCACGAATATGTGCGCCAGACCTTCGACGGCACGGTCGTGCTGGGCGGGTACCGCTGGATGCGCAAGGACACCGAGGTGGGCTACGAGGACGCGCCGCAGCCCGAACTGCAGGGCGCGCTGGAGCGCCTGGCGCATGAGTTGTTCGCGGAGAGCGAGGACGATCGCGCGTTCGAGGTGGTGGCGCGCTGGTCGGGGGTGATGGGGTTCTCGCCCGACGGCATGCCGCTGGTGGGGCCGGTGCGCGAAGAGTGGAACGAGACCGGCGCCGCGTGGTTCTGCGGCGGCTTCACGGGGCACGGGATGTCGCTGGGCCACCGGACGGCCACGCTGGCGGTCGGCGCGATGCTGGGGGATGGGGAGAACCCGTTCCCTTTGGGGAGGGCAGTGGGGAGTGGGGAGTAG
- a CDS encoding S8 family serine peptidase, whose product MSQNPDSPNARHGSSWRSRTLAAALLACAGAASTVSAQVQWKAAVDDTFKVMSRAELASNAADIARKADSTRVVVSFDRPLLDSEKDALRAAGLRLHTFVGANSWIGTLEGGANANAIASRPALVNIREMSPAWKLHSTLAQGTPPEWTILDHIAAAEPAELADPADGKRDHLVAAYVAFHADIDIHDAGAAVLNAEGVEIRSFVKPINTVVVHAHLSQIRELAQRDEVMWIEPAEPTWTPLNNSNRERTQVNAVNAAPYGLTGAGVNVMVYDGGRIRNTHQTFRGDGASRAILGVNDNSSTSDHATHVAGTVAGRGDLSGNHRGMAPDALITSFGFQVPGGLQAGFLYTDPGDLVQDYTAAIQVHGAHLSNNSIGSNTAPNGFPCDWEGDYGLTSALIDEIARGSLGRNMIMIWAAGNERQGTARCGSTYRTTAPPGNAKNHITVGALNSNDDSVTGFTSWGPDDSGRMRPDISAPGCQNGVDPWGNPSDNGVTSSGSSADTTFNTKCGTSMAAPTVAGAVALILQDWRLNFSGEPDPDPSMVKVLLAHNAQDVAQPGPDNQTGYGSIRVKDTIDFMREGNIASESVSQGGSYSVLVFVEPGSPEFKATLAWDDAPGAAVALPMLVNDLDLVVIDPNGNRQYPWTLDFANPGANAVRNQPNTKDNIEQVFVANPTPGVWQVNIVGTNVPVGPQTFSLAASPLLINCSTAGLASLNSAVYQCGAELSLRVSDCDLNMDDGVNETVIVHVTSTSDPIGEMVVLTETGPLTADFRAMLPTSSVKSPGVLRTLDGDTITLTYIDADDGFGGTNVTVTATATVDCAPPVISNVAVASTGPFGATITFETSEPAVVTMSYGTACGGSTTAASPRNTTHSVSLSGLTDGTAYFFSLAATDDAGNASTNNNEGACFSFSTTDIPSYFAQQFTTALGLSDLQNLRLAFEPSPGNIDFYTGCAEEISSFDTNPEGGTPLALLTSNSIQVTLADNAKVRLYGVEYSSFWVNAAGNITFNGPDSTTVETFAIHFNQPRISPFFDGLNSGAGQVSWKQFSDRAAVTWINIQDNFSPAGPMTFQVVMFFDGRIELNYLTNNGRDGIAGLSPGGGTPVGFAAIDLSAMSDCGPRPPFAGNTAFSTPANTEVVVQLPVNDDGLPGDGLSYFVQSLPANGRLFDSANGLITAVPYQLTTDTLTYRPNFNYLGNDSFTYMADDGGTPPEGGPSNLATISFTVGGPTPVYEFNFDTDPGWTTQGQWAFGQPTGQGSRGRDPTSGYTGQFVYGYNLNGDYTNSMPAYNLTSTALDCSNYSGVSVSFWRWLGVESSTYDKARFEVSNNGTTWNILWANPTTSLNETAWTQHTYDISSIADGQSTVYLRWVMGTTDTSVIYHGWNIDDVVVSAIVPLPSCTGDANGDGVVNFADLNVVLSNFGATGFGVPGDLNNDDVVNFADLNVVLSNFGVGCNDR is encoded by the coding sequence ATGTCCCAGAACCCGGATTCACCCAACGCTCGACACGGTTCGTCGTGGCGCTCGCGCACTCTCGCGGCCGCGCTGCTCGCGTGCGCCGGCGCCGCGTCGACCGTTTCCGCTCAGGTGCAGTGGAAGGCCGCCGTCGACGACACCTTCAAGGTCATGTCGCGCGCCGAGCTCGCTTCCAACGCCGCCGACATCGCGCGCAAGGCCGACTCGACCCGCGTCGTCGTCTCGTTCGACCGCCCCCTCCTCGACAGCGAGAAGGACGCGCTGCGCGCCGCGGGCCTCCGCCTCCACACCTTCGTGGGCGCCAACTCCTGGATCGGCACGCTCGAGGGCGGCGCCAACGCCAACGCGATCGCGTCGCGCCCGGCTCTGGTCAACATCCGCGAGATGAGCCCCGCCTGGAAACTCCACTCGACGCTCGCGCAGGGCACGCCCCCCGAGTGGACGATCCTCGACCACATCGCCGCCGCCGAGCCCGCCGAACTGGCCGACCCGGCCGACGGCAAGCGCGACCACCTCGTCGCCGCCTATGTCGCCTTCCACGCCGACATCGACATCCACGACGCCGGCGCCGCGGTCCTCAACGCCGAGGGCGTCGAGATCCGCTCGTTCGTCAAGCCCATCAACACCGTCGTCGTCCACGCGCACCTCTCGCAGATCCGCGAACTCGCGCAGCGCGACGAGGTCATGTGGATCGAACCCGCCGAGCCCACCTGGACCCCACTCAACAACTCCAACCGCGAGCGCACCCAGGTCAACGCCGTCAACGCCGCCCCGTACGGGCTCACCGGCGCCGGCGTCAACGTCATGGTCTACGACGGCGGACGCATCCGGAACACGCACCAGACCTTCCGCGGCGACGGCGCGTCCCGCGCCATCCTGGGCGTCAACGACAACTCCAGCACCTCCGACCACGCCACCCACGTCGCCGGCACCGTCGCCGGACGCGGCGACCTGAGCGGCAACCACCGCGGCATGGCGCCCGACGCGCTCATCACCTCCTTCGGCTTCCAGGTGCCCGGCGGCCTCCAGGCCGGCTTCCTCTACACCGACCCGGGCGACCTCGTCCAGGACTACACCGCCGCCATCCAGGTCCACGGCGCCCACCTCTCCAACAACTCCATCGGCTCCAATACCGCCCCCAACGGCTTCCCCTGCGACTGGGAAGGCGACTACGGCCTCACCTCCGCCCTCATCGACGAGATCGCGCGCGGCTCCCTCGGGCGCAACATGATCATGATCTGGGCCGCAGGCAACGAGCGACAGGGCACCGCGCGCTGCGGCTCCACCTATCGCACCACCGCGCCCCCAGGAAACGCCAAGAACCACATCACCGTCGGCGCGCTCAACTCCAACGACGACTCGGTCACCGGCTTCACCTCGTGGGGCCCCGATGACTCCGGACGCATGCGCCCCGACATCTCGGCCCCCGGCTGCCAGAACGGCGTCGACCCCTGGGGCAACCCCAGCGACAACGGCGTCACCTCCTCGGGCTCCAGCGCCGACACAACCTTCAACACCAAGTGCGGCACCTCGATGGCCGCCCCCACCGTCGCCGGCGCCGTCGCACTCATCCTGCAGGACTGGCGCCTCAACTTCTCGGGCGAGCCCGACCCCGATCCCTCGATGGTCAAGGTCCTCCTCGCGCACAACGCGCAGGATGTCGCCCAGCCCGGCCCCGACAACCAGACCGGCTACGGCTCCATCCGCGTGAAGGACACCATCGACTTCATGCGCGAGGGCAACATCGCCAGCGAGTCCGTCTCGCAGGGCGGCTCCTACTCCGTCCTTGTCTTCGTCGAGCCCGGCTCGCCCGAGTTCAAGGCCACCCTCGCGTGGGACGACGCGCCCGGCGCCGCCGTCGCGCTCCCCATGCTCGTCAACGACCTCGACCTCGTCGTCATCGACCCCAACGGCAACCGCCAGTACCCCTGGACCCTCGACTTCGCCAACCCCGGCGCCAACGCCGTCCGCAACCAGCCCAACACCAAGGACAACATCGAGCAGGTCTTCGTTGCCAACCCCACGCCCGGCGTGTGGCAGGTGAACATCGTCGGCACGAACGTGCCCGTCGGACCCCAGACCTTCTCCCTCGCCGCCAGCCCGCTGCTCATCAACTGCTCGACCGCCGGCCTCGCGTCGCTCAACAGCGCCGTCTACCAGTGCGGCGCCGAGCTCTCGCTGCGCGTCTCCGACTGCGACCTCAACATGGACGACGGCGTCAACGAGACCGTCATCGTCCACGTCACCAGCACCTCCGACCCCATCGGCGAGATGGTCGTCCTCACCGAGACCGGCCCCCTCACCGCTGACTTCCGCGCCATGCTCCCCACGAGCAGCGTCAAGTCCCCCGGCGTCCTGCGCACCCTCGACGGCGACACCATCACCCTCACCTACATCGACGCCGACGACGGCTTCGGCGGGACCAATGTCACCGTCACCGCCACCGCCACCGTCGACTGCGCCCCGCCCGTCATCTCCAACGTCGCGGTCGCTTCAACAGGGCCCTTCGGCGCGACCATCACCTTCGAGACCTCCGAGCCCGCCGTCGTCACGATGAGCTACGGCACGGCCTGCGGCGGCAGCACCACCGCCGCCAGCCCGCGCAACACCACGCACTCCGTCTCACTCTCCGGACTCACCGACGGAACCGCCTACTTCTTCTCGCTCGCCGCGACCGATGACGCCGGCAACGCCTCCACCAACAACAACGAAGGCGCGTGCTTCTCCTTCAGCACCACCGACATCCCCTCCTACTTCGCGCAGCAGTTCACCACGGCGCTCGGGCTCTCCGATCTCCAGAACCTCCGTCTCGCCTTCGAGCCCTCGCCCGGCAACATCGATTTCTACACCGGCTGCGCCGAAGAGATCTCCTCCTTCGACACGAATCCAGAAGGCGGAACCCCGCTCGCGCTGCTCACCTCCAACTCCATCCAGGTCACCCTCGCCGACAACGCCAAGGTCCGCCTCTACGGCGTCGAGTACTCCTCGTTCTGGGTCAACGCCGCTGGCAACATCACCTTCAACGGGCCCGACAGCACCACCGTCGAGACCTTCGCCATCCACTTCAACCAGCCGCGCATCTCGCCCTTCTTCGACGGGCTCAACTCCGGCGCCGGCCAGGTCTCGTGGAAGCAGTTCTCCGACCGCGCCGCCGTCACCTGGATCAACATCCAGGACAACTTCTCCCCCGCAGGGCCGATGACCTTCCAGGTCGTCATGTTCTTCGACGGGCGCATCGAGCTCAACTACCTCACCAACAACGGGCGTGACGGCATCGCCGGCCTCTCACCGGGCGGCGGCACGCCGGTCGGCTTCGCCGCGATCGATCTCTCCGCGATGAGCGACTGCGGCCCGCGCCCGCCATTCGCCGGCAACACCGCGTTCTCCACGCCCGCCAACACCGAGGTCGTCGTCCAGCTCCCCGTCAACGACGACGGGCTCCCCGGCGACGGGCTCTCCTACTTCGTCCAGTCGCTCCCGGCCAACGGGCGCCTCTTCGACTCCGCCAACGGGCTCATCACCGCCGTCCCCTACCAGCTCACCACCGACACCCTCACCTACCGCCCCAACTTCAACTACCTCGGCAACGACTCCTTCACCTACATGGCCGACGACGGCGGCACGCCCCCCGAGGGCGGCCCCTCCAACCTCGCAACCATCTCGTTCACCGTGGGCGGGCCCACCCCCGTCTACGAGTTCAACTTCGACACCGATCCGGGTTGGACCACCCAGGGCCAGTGGGCCTTCGGCCAGCCCACCGGACAGGGCTCGCGAGGGCGCGACCCCACCTCCGGATACACCGGCCAGTTCGTCTACGGCTACAACCTCAACGGCGACTACACCAACAGCATGCCCGCCTACAACCTCACCTCCACCGCGCTCGATTGCTCCAACTACTCCGGCGTCTCCGTCTCGTTCTGGCGCTGGCTCGGCGTCGAGTCCTCCACCTACGACAAGGCACGCTTCGAGGTCTCCAACAACGGCACGACCTGGAACATCCTCTGGGCAAACCCCACCACCTCCCTCAACGAGACCGCGTGGACCCAGCACACCTACGACATCTCCTCCATCGCTGACGGCCAGAGCACCGTCTACCTCCGCTGGGTCATGGGCACCACCGACACCAGCGTCATCTACCACGGCTGGAACATCGACGACGTCGTCGTCTCGGCGATCGTCCCCCTGCCCAGCTGCACCGGCGACGCCAACGGCGACGGGGTCGTCAACTTCGCCGACCTCAACGTCGTCCTCTCCAACTTCGGCGCCACCGGCTTCGGCGTCCCCGGCGACCTCAACAACGACGACGTCGTCAACTTCGCCGACCTCAACGTCGTCCTCTCCAACTTCGGCGTCGGCTGCAACGACCGCTGA
- a CDS encoding DUF2256 and DUF3253 domain-containing protein produces the protein MPRRDALPTKPCAHCGRVITWRKKWERDWESVRHCSDACRRASRSEASGEARESLERAVLELLRSRPRDASACPSEIARLAAGPDDWRTMMEPVRRAARRLVAEGLVEITQGGRVVDASRARGPIRIRLARR, from the coding sequence ATGCCCCGTCGCGACGCCCTCCCGACCAAGCCCTGCGCGCACTGCGGACGCGTCATCACCTGGCGCAAGAAATGGGAGCGCGACTGGGAGAGCGTCAGGCACTGCTCAGACGCCTGCAGACGCGCCTCGCGCTCCGAGGCGTCCGGAGAAGCCCGCGAGTCGCTCGAACGCGCCGTGCTCGAGCTGCTCCGCTCGCGCCCGCGCGACGCCAGCGCCTGCCCCTCGGAGATCGCGCGACTGGCCGCCGGCCCCGACGATTGGCGCACGATGATGGAGCCGGTCCGCCGGGCAGCGCGCCGCCTCGTCGCCGAGGGACTCGTGGAGATCACCCAGGGCGGGCGCGTCGTCGACGCGTCACGCGCGCGAGGGCCGATCCGGATCCGCCTCGCCCGCCGGTGA
- the mnhG gene encoding monovalent cation/H(+) antiporter subunit G — protein sequence MTGIQGGLVVGLVLLGVGFSMLAGIGVLRMPDAYMRMQAATKAGTLGVACIVIGVAIHFQSLAVAVHALLIVAFFFLTAPVASHLIARAGFAANMPLWERTIREDLDAHNARTKDAAGDAAPGASPAGEADPDRPSRA from the coding sequence ATGACCGGCATCCAGGGCGGACTGGTCGTGGGTCTCGTGCTGCTGGGCGTGGGCTTCAGCATGCTCGCAGGCATCGGCGTGCTGCGCATGCCCGACGCGTACATGCGCATGCAGGCGGCCACCAAGGCGGGCACGCTCGGGGTGGCCTGCATCGTGATCGGCGTGGCGATCCACTTCCAGAGTCTGGCGGTCGCGGTGCACGCGCTGCTGATCGTCGCGTTCTTCTTCCTGACGGCGCCGGTCGCGTCGCACCTGATCGCCCGGGCCGGCTTCGCGGCGAACATGCCGCTCTGGGAGCGCACGATCCGCGAAGACCTCGACGCGCACAACGCCAGGACGAAGGACGCGGCGGGCGACGCTGCGCCGGGCGCGTCACCGGCGGGCGAGGCGGATCCGGATCGGCCCTCGCGCGCGTGA
- a CDS encoding Na+/H+ antiporter subunit E, giving the protein MIQRLLMNLLLALLWASTIGPFTPANVGVGFVIGFFVLLIASPIDKRDSYSKRVFGVLGFIFYLFYELARANVLVAWWTISPLKRLSPALIILPLEEGMTDAEITVLSNVITLTPGTLSLDVSPDRRAMLVHCMHAPNPDAVRREIHDGFLRRLLEVTR; this is encoded by the coding sequence ATGATCCAGCGTCTGTTGATGAACCTGCTGCTGGCGCTGCTGTGGGCGTCGACGATCGGTCCGTTCACGCCGGCGAACGTGGGCGTGGGCTTCGTGATCGGGTTCTTCGTGCTGCTGATCGCGTCTCCGATCGACAAGCGGGACAGCTATTCGAAGCGCGTGTTCGGCGTGCTCGGGTTCATTTTCTACCTGTTCTACGAGCTGGCGAGGGCGAACGTGCTGGTGGCGTGGTGGACGATCTCGCCGCTGAAGCGACTGTCCCCGGCGCTGATCATCCTGCCGCTGGAGGAGGGGATGACCGACGCCGAGATCACCGTGCTGTCGAACGTGATCACGCTGACCCCGGGGACGCTGAGTCTCGACGTGTCTCCGGACCGGCGCGCGATGCTCGTGCACTGCATGCACGCCCCGAACCCCGACGCGGTGCGCCGCGAGATCCACGACGGGTTCCTCAGACGCCTTCTGGAGGTGACGCGATGA
- a CDS encoding Na+/H+ antiporter subunit D, translating to MNALLVSPIVIPLLGAVLCTVAWKAVRVQRVIALTCSVASLVCCLMLLWSVREGGVLVTRVGGWGPPFGISLVADILSAIMVSLGAIVGLATVVYSLGSIDERLEKYGYHALVQALLAGVAGAFLSADLFNIYVWFEVLLMSSFVLLTLGGGRGQLEGAIKYVTLNLLSSTIFLAATGLLYGVAGTLNLADLAETLAEAENPRLITAFSMLFLVAFGIKAAIFPFFFWLPASYHTPPPAVSALFAGLLTKVGVYAIIRAFTLVFVQEPSFTGELLMWLAGLTMATGVLGAAVQHEVRRILSFHIISQIGYMLMGLGVALVASAEATRLAEAGAPEAAVAAMRTAAVVSLTGSVFYILHHIIVKTNLFFVAGVIQKVKGTGELARIGGLYRERPWLGVWFLVSALSLAGIPALSGFWAKFTLVRGGLEARQWWLVAVSLGVSLLTLFSMTKIWAEAFWKADPHEEGATRSRERPTRRRMALMYASIVGMALITLAIGAGAGSVYTLAERSAIQLLDTSAYRDAVLGRTTTKLPGAEPVGVVRGVDGGDEP from the coding sequence ATGAACGCGCTGCTGGTGAGCCCCATCGTGATCCCGCTGCTGGGCGCCGTGCTGTGCACGGTCGCGTGGAAGGCGGTGCGCGTGCAGCGCGTGATCGCGTTGACCTGTTCGGTCGCGTCGCTGGTGTGCTGCCTGATGCTGCTGTGGAGCGTGCGTGAGGGCGGGGTGCTGGTCACGCGGGTCGGGGGGTGGGGCCCGCCCTTCGGGATCTCGCTGGTGGCCGACATCCTCTCGGCGATCATGGTGTCGCTGGGCGCGATCGTGGGCCTGGCGACGGTGGTGTACTCGCTGGGCTCGATCGACGAGCGGCTCGAGAAGTACGGCTATCACGCGCTGGTGCAGGCGTTGCTGGCCGGCGTCGCGGGCGCGTTCCTGAGCGCGGACCTGTTCAACATCTATGTGTGGTTCGAGGTGCTGCTGATGTCCTCGTTCGTGCTCCTGACGCTCGGGGGCGGGCGGGGGCAGCTCGAGGGCGCGATCAAGTACGTCACGCTGAACCTGCTCTCGTCGACGATCTTCCTGGCGGCGACGGGGCTGCTGTACGGAGTCGCCGGGACGCTGAACCTCGCCGACCTGGCCGAGACGCTGGCGGAAGCGGAGAACCCCCGGCTCATCACGGCGTTCTCGATGCTGTTCCTGGTGGCGTTCGGCATCAAGGCGGCGATCTTCCCGTTCTTCTTCTGGCTGCCGGCGAGCTATCACACGCCCCCCCCGGCGGTTTCGGCGCTGTTCGCCGGGCTGCTGACGAAGGTGGGCGTCTACGCGATCATCCGCGCCTTCACGCTGGTGTTCGTGCAGGAGCCGTCGTTCACGGGCGAGCTGCTGATGTGGCTGGCCGGGCTGACGATGGCGACCGGCGTGCTCGGGGCGGCGGTGCAGCACGAGGTGCGCCGGATCCTCTCGTTCCACATCATCAGCCAGATCGGCTACATGCTCATGGGGCTTGGCGTGGCGCTGGTCGCCAGCGCCGAGGCGACGCGCCTGGCGGAGGCCGGCGCCCCCGAGGCGGCGGTCGCGGCGATGCGCACTGCCGCGGTCGTGTCGCTCACCGGCTCGGTGTTCTACATCCTGCACCACATCATCGTGAAGACGAACCTGTTCTTCGTCGCCGGCGTGATCCAGAAGGTCAAGGGCACGGGCGAGCTGGCGCGCATCGGCGGGCTCTACCGCGAGCGCCCGTGGCTGGGCGTGTGGTTCCTCGTGTCGGCGCTGTCGCTGGCGGGCATCCCGGCGCTGTCGGGGTTCTGGGCGAAGTTCACGCTGGTGCGAGGCGGGCTCGAGGCGCGCCAGTGGTGGCTGGTCGCGGTCTCGCTGGGCGTCAGTCTGCTGACGCTGTTCTCGATGACGAAGATCTGGGCGGAGGCGTTCTGGAAGGCGGACCCGCACGAAGAGGGCGCGACGCGCAGCCGCGAGCGCCCGACGCGCCGGCGCATGGCCCTGATGTACGCGTCGATCGTGGGGATGGCGCTGATCACGCTGGCGATCGGCGCCGGCGCTGGCAGTGTGTACACGCTCGCCGAGCGCTCCGCGATCCAGCTCCTCGACACGAGTGCGTACCGCGACGCTGTGCTCGGGCGCACGACGACAAAGCTGCCGGGCGCCGAGCCCGTGGGCGTTGTCCGGGGCGTCGACGGGGGTGACGAGCCATGA
- a CDS encoding NADH-quinone oxidoreductase subunit K → MTPLLAIAVGALFAAGIYMMLRRSAMKLVIGLVLVGHAANLLIFGSSRIIPGGSPLTRVGETQPESPYTDPLPLALILTAIVISFAIVSYTIVLLRRTFDEARTDDLDSLRTTDR, encoded by the coding sequence ATGACACCACTCCTCGCGATCGCGGTCGGCGCGCTGTTCGCGGCGGGCATCTACATGATGCTCCGGCGCAGCGCGATGAAGCTGGTGATCGGGCTCGTGCTCGTCGGGCACGCCGCGAACCTGCTGATCTTCGGGTCGTCGCGGATCATCCCGGGCGGCTCGCCCCTCACGCGCGTGGGGGAGACCCAGCCCGAGTCGCCCTACACCGACCCGCTGCCCCTCGCGCTCATCCTGACGGCGATTGTGATCAGCTTCGCGATCGTGTCGTACACGATCGTGCTGCTGCGCCGGACCTTCGACGAGGCACGCACGGACGACCTGGACTCGCTGAGGACCACCGACCGATGA
- a CDS encoding Na+/H+ antiporter subunit B: MNSIILMTATRLIFPLLLLFSVVVTLNGHNLPGGGFVGGLMAASAFALYSMAYDAATTRKLLRIDPILLIGLGLLLATVSGLYSLVYGAFTGLSMAFMQGMWVSFEAPGIGEIKLGTPLFFDLGVYFTVLGVTLLMVLTLEEEAAG; this comes from the coding sequence GTGAACTCCATCATCCTCATGACCGCGACGCGTCTGATCTTCCCGCTGCTGCTGCTGTTCTCGGTGGTGGTGACGCTCAACGGGCACAACCTGCCCGGGGGCGGGTTCGTGGGTGGTCTGATGGCGGCGTCGGCGTTCGCGCTGTACTCGATGGCGTACGACGCGGCCACGACGCGCAAGCTGCTGCGCATCGACCCGATCCTGCTGATCGGGCTCGGCCTGCTGCTGGCGACGGTGAGCGGGTTGTACTCGCTGGTGTACGGGGCGTTCACCGGCCTGTCCATGGCGTTCATGCAGGGCATGTGGGTGTCGTTCGAGGCCCCCGGGATCGGCGAGATCAAGCTCGGGACGCCCCTGTTCTTTGATCTGGGCGTCTATTTCACGGTGCTGGGCGTGACGCTGCTGATGGTTCTCACGCTCGAAGAGGAGGCGGCGGGATGA